From Stenotrophomonas nitritireducens, the proteins below share one genomic window:
- a CDS encoding LysR family transcriptional regulator, with product MDTIDAMRVFVTVVERNGFSAAADALDISTAAVTRQIAALEKRLSTRLLNRTTRRVSPTSTGAAYYQRCVQLLAEFDELEASVGAQALQPSGRLRINAPVSYGIARLGALLPAYSARYPQVELDLQLADRLVDMVEEGYDLAIRITRNPAPNLIARHLAQVRIRLCAAPAYLARRGTPATPQDLAAHDCLSYTYSAGGDSWQLLGPQGEIDVPFVPHLRANNGEVLREAAIAGMGIIAQPDFIIEQALADGRLVPVLPEWESPAIGIHAVYTSRSHLAPKVRSFIDYLVECLDEGTAGSG from the coding sequence ATGGACACCATCGACGCCATGCGTGTGTTCGTCACGGTAGTGGAGCGCAATGGTTTCAGCGCCGCCGCCGATGCCCTGGATATCTCCACCGCCGCGGTCACCCGGCAGATCGCCGCGCTGGAAAAGCGCCTGTCCACGCGCCTGCTCAACCGCACCACCCGCCGGGTCAGCCCGACCAGCACCGGCGCGGCCTATTACCAGCGCTGCGTCCAGCTGTTGGCCGAGTTCGACGAACTGGAAGCCTCCGTGGGCGCGCAGGCGCTGCAGCCGTCCGGGCGGCTGCGGATCAACGCACCGGTCAGTTATGGCATCGCCCGGCTGGGTGCGCTGCTGCCCGCCTACAGCGCGCGTTACCCGCAGGTGGAACTGGACCTACAGCTGGCCGACCGCCTGGTGGACATGGTCGAGGAAGGCTATGACCTGGCCATCCGCATCACCCGCAACCCCGCGCCCAACCTGATCGCGCGGCATCTGGCGCAGGTGCGCATCCGCCTGTGCGCCGCACCAGCCTATCTGGCCAGGCGCGGCACGCCCGCCACACCGCAGGATCTGGCCGCCCACGATTGCCTGTCCTATACCTACTCGGCTGGCGGCGACAGCTGGCAGCTGCTGGGGCCGCAGGGCGAAATCGATGTGCCGTTCGTGCCACACCTGCGCGCCAACAATGGCGAAGTGCTGCGTGAAGCCGCCATCGCCGGCATGGGCATCATCGCCCAGCCCGACTTCATCATCGAACAGGCGCTGGCCGACGGACGCCTGGTGCCGGTACTGCCGGAATGGGAAAGCCCGGCCATCGGCATCCATGCGGTCTATACCAGCCGCAGCCACCTGGCGCCGAAGGTACGCAGTTTCATCGACTATCTGGTCGAATGCCTGGACGAGGGAACCGCCGGCTCAGGCTGA
- a CDS encoding bifunctional diguanylate cyclase/phosphodiesterase, translating to MTRTPAHPLRVMVIAGVVVGLLLAGALITMLWNDRNSRMEAAQRQSMALASGSSRLLRAQLVTWERALRGSASDCREYYRQVPAQAPALFEASLRGVLQRNQDLVSITLVDDRGTPVSSGAGDPTLQSWVIAENRLLSGGLYLGALEQMPDQHWVLRAALQVQPGQWLLTRVRLGAFQEVVSGLDLGRDGTASIGNRYGQLLAHSRDPGKLVGNKLARPMKILPPSPEVIQQGVVISPYDGQRRIAAVSVPTDFPLSLFASLSYQEVMAGWYLLLYASIGVYLLYLAGFAYLLYRVGRSTRHQQQLSEELLAGNAELALAHEVGKVGTWSIHGAKPIVYWSALTQQMLSLSGRSTTLEGFLARVHEEDRAWLKDMLTRALAGTSALNAMFRLRSGDGSLRWLSARGELVDDVGDSKRLAGAVVDISERVSTEARAQEAQRQFRLVFDRNPAPFWIFDLVTLRFLEVNQAAIDQYGYSRDEFLAMSILDIRPAVEWDEIRQSAGRALNGDLLGLEVSTHLRKDGSAFHVQGHFAKLEFAGRNACLVLAEDVSQRLRYENELAYRASHHAGTGLLTVRALSERLDAGSRGYTIAHVQLRGLQMITDTLGRDAGEEALRAVSVRLGGLAARYGLLAHQPAEDFVLAIEGERDPQLALDALMAAVAEPIRGRDTYHQLEARIGVASCPIDGELAEQVLGRAAQAAHAARESGVALLHFNAGMAAHYTERLQLAGRIHIAIDRGEFILHFQPIMDAAEGSPVALEALLRWPQADGSFIPPADFIQLCEDTGLIIALGRWVIHAAARAQQQLSAAGWQHLPIAVNVSAVQLFNSDLVGEFSRAMQDHGLARGALQMELTESVLMRNPTQALQTLGHLHANGVGVALDDFGTGFSSMSYLQHLPLDSLKIDRGFVTDVESNPRNAAICRALLSLGHSMGLSVIAEGVETEGQRRWLAAHGCDQVQGYLLGRPMPLEQILVLLEQTRSA from the coding sequence GGGAATACTACCGGCAGGTGCCTGCCCAGGCGCCTGCCTTGTTTGAGGCCAGCCTGCGCGGGGTATTGCAGCGCAACCAGGATCTGGTCTCGATCACCTTGGTGGATGATCGCGGCACGCCGGTCTCGTCCGGTGCGGGGGATCCCACCCTGCAGAGTTGGGTGATCGCGGAGAACCGCCTGCTCAGTGGCGGTCTGTATCTGGGCGCGCTGGAGCAGATGCCCGACCAGCACTGGGTGCTGCGTGCAGCACTGCAGGTGCAGCCCGGCCAGTGGCTGTTGACGCGGGTGCGGCTGGGTGCATTCCAGGAAGTGGTCAGTGGCCTGGATCTGGGGCGCGATGGCACCGCCTCCATCGGCAACCGCTACGGCCAGTTGCTCGCCCACAGCCGTGACCCCGGCAAACTGGTGGGCAACAAGCTGGCGCGGCCGATGAAGATCCTGCCACCCTCGCCGGAGGTGATCCAGCAGGGCGTGGTGATCAGCCCCTACGATGGCCAGCGGCGCATCGCCGCGGTAAGCGTGCCCACCGATTTCCCCTTGAGCCTGTTCGCCTCGCTGTCCTACCAGGAAGTGATGGCTGGCTGGTATCTGCTGCTGTACGCCTCGATCGGCGTCTATCTGCTGTATCTGGCCGGTTTTGCCTACCTGCTGTACCGGGTTGGCCGCAGCACCCGCCACCAGCAGCAACTCAGCGAAGAGCTGCTGGCAGGCAATGCCGAGCTGGCGCTGGCGCATGAAGTGGGCAAGGTCGGCACCTGGTCCATCCACGGCGCAAAGCCGATCGTGTACTGGTCGGCGCTGACCCAGCAGATGTTGAGCCTGTCCGGGCGCAGTACCACGCTGGAGGGGTTTCTGGCGCGGGTGCATGAGGAAGATCGCGCCTGGTTGAAGGACATGCTGACGCGCGCGCTGGCCGGCACCAGCGCCTTGAACGCGATGTTCCGGCTGCGCAGCGGTGATGGCTCACTGCGCTGGCTGTCCGCGCGCGGCGAGCTGGTGGACGACGTTGGAGACAGCAAGCGGCTGGCGGGCGCGGTGGTGGATATCAGCGAGCGGGTCAGCACCGAGGCGCGCGCGCAGGAGGCACAACGGCAGTTCCGGCTGGTGTTCGACCGCAACCCGGCACCGTTCTGGATCTTCGACCTGGTCACCCTGCGCTTTCTGGAAGTGAACCAGGCCGCGATCGACCAGTACGGCTACAGCCGCGATGAATTCCTGGCGATGTCGATCCTGGATATCCGTCCTGCGGTGGAATGGGACGAGATCCGGCAGAGCGCCGGCCGCGCCTTGAACGGTGACTTGTTGGGGCTGGAAGTCAGCACCCACCTGCGCAAGGACGGCAGTGCGTTCCATGTGCAGGGGCACTTCGCCAAGCTGGAATTTGCCGGCCGCAATGCCTGCCTGGTGCTGGCCGAGGATGTCAGCCAGCGGCTGCGCTACGAGAACGAGCTGGCCTACCGCGCCAGTCACCATGCCGGCACCGGCCTGTTGACCGTGCGTGCGCTTTCCGAGCGGCTGGACGCCGGCAGCCGCGGCTACACCATCGCCCACGTGCAGCTGCGTGGCCTGCAGATGATCACCGATACCCTGGGGCGCGATGCCGGTGAGGAAGCGCTGCGCGCGGTGTCGGTGCGGCTGGGCGGGTTGGCCGCACGTTATGGCCTGCTGGCGCACCAGCCGGCCGAGGATTTCGTGCTGGCCATTGAAGGCGAGCGTGATCCGCAGCTGGCACTGGATGCGCTGATGGCGGCGGTAGCCGAGCCAATCCGTGGCCGCGACACCTATCACCAGCTGGAAGCGCGCATCGGCGTGGCCAGCTGCCCGATCGATGGCGAACTGGCCGAGCAGGTGCTGGGGCGGGCGGCGCAGGCCGCGCATGCCGCGCGCGAGAGCGGCGTGGCCCTGCTGCACTTCAATGCAGGCATGGCGGCCCATTACACCGAACGCCTGCAGTTGGCCGGGCGCATCCATATCGCGATCGACCGCGGCGAGTTCATCCTTCACTTCCAGCCCATCATGGATGCGGCCGAGGGCAGCCCGGTGGCGCTGGAGGCCTTGCTGCGCTGGCCGCAGGCGGACGGCAGCTTCATTCCGCCGGCCGACTTCATCCAGCTGTGCGAAGACACCGGCCTGATCATCGCGCTGGGCCGTTGGGTCATCCACGCGGCTGCACGCGCGCAGCAGCAGTTGTCCGCTGCCGGCTGGCAGCACCTGCCGATCGCGGTGAACGTCTCGGCAGTGCAGTTGTTCAACAGTGATCTGGTCGGTGAATTCAGCCGCGCCATGCAGGACCATGGCCTGGCCCGCGGCGCGCTGCAGATGGAACTCACCGAGAGCGTGCTGATGCGCAACCCGACCCAGGCCCTGCAGACCCTTGGCCATCTGCATGCCAACGGCGTGGGCGTGGCGCTGGACGATTTTGGTACCGGCTTCTCCAGCATGTCCTACCTGCAGCATCTGCCGCTGGACTCGTTGAAGATCGACCGCGGTTTCGTCACCGACGTGGAAAGCAACCCACGCAACGCCGCCATCTGCCGTGCGCTGCTGTCGCTGGGCCACAGCATGGGCTTGTCGGTGATTGCCGAAGGCGTGGAAACCGAAGGCCAGCGGCGCTGGCTGGCCGCGCATGGCTGTGACCAGGTGCAGGGCTACCTGCTGGGCCGGCCGATGCCGTTGGAACAGATCCTGGTGCTGCTGGAGCAGACCCGCTCAGCCTGA
- a CDS encoding DODA-type extradiol aromatic ring-opening family dioxygenase, whose translation MNSRLPSLYISHGSPMTALQPGLVGPRLAELAAGLERPRAIVMASAHWLARAPQVSAAAQPETIHDFGGFPEALYQLRYPAPGAPELARDVAQRLAAAGLQSSIDPQRGLDHGAWVPLRYLYPQAGIPVLQVSIQPSLGPRHQFDLGRALAPLRDEGVLLIGSGSITHNLHDWHHYEAGKEAPYVRPFIQWVEEKLQANDLQAMLDYRQQAPFATQAHPTDEHLLPLYFAMGAAGSDQLGAQRIDAGIDMGFLAMDIYRFDGKA comes from the coding sequence ATGAACAGCCGGTTGCCTTCCCTCTATATCTCGCATGGTTCACCGATGACCGCGTTGCAGCCGGGATTGGTGGGGCCGCGCCTGGCGGAACTGGCCGCGGGGCTGGAACGTCCGCGCGCCATCGTCATGGCCTCGGCGCACTGGTTGGCGCGCGCGCCGCAGGTGTCGGCAGCGGCGCAGCCGGAGACCATCCATGACTTCGGGGGCTTCCCCGAGGCGCTCTATCAGCTGCGCTACCCGGCACCGGGTGCGCCGGAACTGGCCCGGGACGTGGCCCAGCGGCTGGCCGCTGCCGGCCTGCAGTCAAGCATCGATCCGCAGCGCGGACTCGATCATGGCGCCTGGGTGCCGCTGCGCTACCTGTACCCGCAGGCCGGCATTCCGGTGCTGCAGGTGTCGATCCAGCCGTCGCTCGGGCCCAGGCATCAGTTTGATCTGGGCCGTGCGCTGGCGCCGCTGCGCGATGAGGGCGTGCTGCTGATCGGCTCGGGCAGCATCACCCACAATCTGCACGACTGGCACCACTACGAGGCCGGCAAGGAGGCGCCGTATGTGCGCCCCTTCATCCAGTGGGTGGAGGAAAAGTTGCAAGCCAATGACCTGCAGGCGATGTTGGATTACCGCCAACAGGCCCCGTTCGCGACGCAGGCACATCCCACTGATGAGCACCTGCTGCCGCTGTACTTCGCCATGGGCGCGGCCGGCAGCGACCAGCTCGGCGCACAACGCATCGATGCCGGCATCGATATGGGGTTCTTGGCGATGGACATCTATCGCTTCGACGGCAAGGCCTGA